The Paenibacillus sp. FSL H7-0357 nucleotide sequence GATGATACTGAAACTCGCAAAATATTGGTTCAATCCTTACTAGAGCATGAATATGAAGCTGTTGGATACCCTCACAGCGGACAAGCATTGGTAAGCTTCATTCATTCTCACGATCCTGATTTAATTATTCTTGACCTGTCAATGCCAGGGGCGGGCGGCTTGAACTTATGCACGGAATTGCGTAAATTCAGCGATAAACCAGTCCTTATTACAAGTCATCATACCGAAGATTATCTTAGGATTGAAGCCTTGAACCGGGGGGCAGATGAGTTTATTGCCAAACCCTCCAGCTTTGAGGTATTGCTCGCCCGGATCAGAGCACACCTCCGCAGGTATAAACGGGCTTTCCCTGTTAATCAACGTCATTTAATTGTTTATCCAGGCCTGCAGATCGATCCTACTACCCACACAGTAATGGTCTATGGCAAGGAAGTCTCTTTATCCTCTAAAGAATTCCGACTCCTTGTTGTTCTCGCAAAGAACCCGAATCG carries:
- a CDS encoding response regulator transcription factor, with amino-acid sequence MREKIIIIDDDTETRKILVQSLLEHEYEAVGYPHSGQALVSFIHSHDPDLIILDLSMPGAGGLNLCTELRKFSDKPVLITSHHTEDYLRIEALNRGADEFIAKPSSFEVLLARIRAHLRRYKRAFPVNQRHLIVYPGLQIDPTTHTVMVYGKEVSLSSKEFRLLVVLAKNPNRVFHTETLYDLIWKDIKHGDIRTVMVHIYKLRQKIEKKPSEPLYIHTVRGAGYKFNGSVSLLMESMDA